In Silene latifolia isolate original U9 population chromosome 3, ASM4854445v1, whole genome shotgun sequence, a single window of DNA contains:
- the LOC141646763 gene encoding copper transport protein ATX1-like codes for MSQTVVLKVAMSCSGCSGAVKRVLDKMEGVESYDINMDEQKVTVKGNVEPDAVFQKVSKTGKKTEFWGETPPAETQTNPTEAVTAETQTKPTEAVTA; via the exons ATGTCTCAG ACTGTCGTCCTCAAGGTTGCAATGTCGTGCAGTGGGTGTTCAGGAGCAGTGAAGAGAGTACTTGATAAAATGGAAG GGGTTGAGTCATACGATATCAACATGGATGAGCAGAAAGTAACGGTGAAAGGCAATGTGGAACCTGATGCTGTGTTCCAGAAAGTCTCGAAAACTGGAAAAAAGACTGAATTCTGGGGGGAGACACCACCTGCTGAAACTCAAACCAACCCAACTGAAGCGGTTACTGCTGAAACTCAAACCAAGCCAACTGAAGCGGTTACTGCTTAG
- the LOC141646764 gene encoding multiple RNA-binding domain-containing protein 1-like encodes MSRIFVNNLPKHITEDRLREFFSQKGEVTDAKLIRTATGKSRQFAFIGYRTDEEAQGAIKYFDKSFLDTSKISCDVARDDGDPNIPRTWSRHTKQKEEKPTDESNNISDATVKKSKKNVAKINDSANPELQEFFQVMQPRGKSKLWANDAVTCTVNNIGKDEEGSRHSEEKNQEKTINGLRKDKSAKKEDSVNEERQLKAPNAPQHEVISDMDYFRSKIKKDWSDPEDESGDDDGNGIGLEQDDEDNDDEEVSCGSDDSDATEGNRKKKGIKEHSETPMGKEQLLTLPEKSVSEDCNGEFMNSENITTNSPGENEVPLTSRLFVRNLPYVATEDELSELFRKFGNVLEVHLVIDKETKRSKGFAYVRYKDPKEAARALEELDHSIFQGRILHIMPAKGKESSQSQDSVISENKPKTLKRQREEEKKLSEADGNTRAWNSLFMRSDTIVENMARKYKISKSEVLDREADDLAVRLALGETQIIAKTKEALMNAGVNVTALEEFASAKTETLERSNHVLLVKNLSYSSTESELSKMFARFGSVDKIILPPTRTLALVIFLEPAEARAAFRGLAYKRYIDAPLYLEWAPSNILSQDLASNGDSKKNMVVGEDKAKKVLLEHQVLEMSDDEIDPDRVESRSLYVKNLNFKSTGESLRKHISENMKEGKIRSVKIQQHVKKGKNVSTGFGFIEFDSVETAAHVCQDLQGTTFDGHALIFEICHAKKSEVSNKADNDRSSTKIIVRNVAFEATEKELRQLFSPFGQVKSLRLPMRYGKHRGFAFVEFVTKQEAQNALKALSSTHLYGRHLVLERAKEGETLEELRARTAAQFTNDEDGLENPAKLSKKRKFSTPF; translated from the exons AACTGGAAAGAGTAGGCAATTTGCGTTTATTGGGTACCGGACTGATGAGGAAGCTCAAGGAGCTATCAAGTACTTCGACAAGAGTTTTTTGGATACTTCGAAGATTTCTTGCGAC GTGGCTCGGGATGATGGAGATCCAAATATTCCGCGTACTTGGAGTCGGCACACTAAGCAGAAAGAAGAGAAACCGACTGATGAGAGCAACAATATCTCTGACGCCACAgtcaagaaatccaagaagaatGTTGCCAAAATAAATGACAGTgccaatcctgaacttcaagagTTTTTCCAGGTTATGCAGCCACGAGGTAAGTCAAAATTGTGGGCCAATGATGCAGTAACGTGTACTGTTAATAATATTGGGAAAGACGAAGAGGGTTCTCGTCATTCAGAGGAAAAGAATCAAGAAAAGACGATTAATGGGCTCCGCAAAGATAAAAGCGCTAAAAAGGAAGATAGTGTGAATGAGGAAAGACAGCTAAAAGCACCAAATGCGCCACAACATGAAGTTATTTCTGATATGGATTACTTTAGAAGTAAAATAAAGAAAGATTGGTCGGATCCAGAGGATgaaagtggtgatgatgatgggaatgGTATTGGCTTGGAACAAGatgatgaagataatgatgatGAAGAAGTTAGTTGTGGCAGTGATGATAGTGATGCTACTGAAGGCAATCGGAAGAAAAAGGGTATTAAGGAACATTCTGAAACACCCATGGGTAAAGAGCAGCTACTCACTCTACCTGAAAAAAGTGTTTCCGAAGATTGTAATGGTGAATTTATGAACTCTGAAAATATTACAACTAACTCTCCTGGTGAGAATGAGGTGCCTCTTACCAGTCGACTTTTTGTTCGCAATCTTCCATATGTTGCAAC AGAGGATGAGCTGTCGGAGCTCTTCAGGAAATTTGGTAATGTCTTAGAGGTCCATCTTGTGATCGATAAAGAGACGAAGCGATCCAAAGGTTTTGCTTATGTTCGTTATAAAGATCCAAAGGAAGCTGCTAG GGCATTAGAAGAGCTGGACCACTCGATTTTCCAAGGTAGAATATTGCATATTATGCCAGCAAAAGGAAAAGAGTCTTCACAAAGTCAAGA TTCAGTTATATCTGAAAACAAGCCTAAAACGCTCAAGCGTCAGAGGGAGGAAGAGAAAAAATTATCGGAAGCAGATGGCAATACTCGAGCATGGAACAGTTTGTTTATGCGTTCTGACACT ATTGTCGAAAATATGGCTAGGAAATATAAAATCAGTAAAAGTGAGGTTCTTGATCGTGAGGCTGATGATCTTGCTGTACGCCTTGCTCTTGGAGAAACTCAAATTATTGCAAAGACTAAGGAGGCTCTAATGAATGCTGGTGTTAATGTAACTGCTCTGGAGGAATTTGCATCTGCAAAAACAGAAACTTTGGAAAGAAGTAACCATGTATTACTTGTAAAAAACTTGTCTTATAGTTCAACCGAAAGTGAACTTTCTAAAATGTTTGCGAGATTCGGGAGCGTGGATAAGATTATTCTTCCTCCAACAAGAACACTAGCCTTG GTGATATTTCTTGAGCCAGCTGAAGCTCGTGCAGCGTTTAGAGGTCTGGCTTACAAGCGTTACAT TGATGCTCCGTTGTATTTGGAATGGGCCCCGAGCAATATACTTAGCCAAGATTTGGCATCTAACGGTGACAGTAAGAAAAATATGGTTGTTGGCGAAGACAAAGCTAAGAAGGTTTTACTGGAGCACCAAGTTCTGGAGATGTCTGATGATGAAATTGATCCTGATAGAGTTGAG TCCCGGTCTCTTTATGTGAAAAATCTGAACTTCAAGTCAACCGGTGAAAGTTTGAGGAAGCATATCAGTGAAAACATGAAAGAAGGAAAAATTAGGAGTGTCAAG ATACAGCAGCATGTAAAAAAGGGGAAGAATGTTTCAACAGGTTTTGGATTTATAGAATTTGATTCTGTGGAGACAGCTGCCCATGTTTGTCAGGATTTACAG GGAACGACTTTTGACGGGCATGCCTTAATTTTTGAAATCTGTCACGCCAAAAAATCCGAGGTCTCAAATAAAGCGGACAATGATAGAAGCTCGACGAAAATAATAGTAAGGAATGTAGCATTTGAGGCAACAGAAAAAGAACTAAGACAGCTATTCAGCCCGTTTGGTCAG GTGAAAAGCCTGAGACTTCCAATGAGGTATGGGAAGCACAGaggttttgcatttgtggagtttgTAACTAAACAAGAAGCACAAAATGCTCTTAAAGCTCTTTCCAGTACCCATTTGTATGGGCGTCACCTG GTTCTGGAAAGAGCTAAAGAAGGCGAAACTCTGGAAGAACTAAGAGCAAGAACAGCTGCTCAGTTCACTAACGACGAAGATGGGTTGGAAAATCCAGCCAAACtttcaaagaaaagaaaattTTCGACTCCATTTTAA